The sequence CAAGTTGCTAGTTCTGTCTGAATTAGGATTCTCTGGATTGAAGGATTTACAGGATAATTCTGTGAAACGACTCATAACACGAATCGAGCCAAGCGGTCTGACTATGGACATTGCACCCTCCTACGATTTAGTGGTTTGGCAGGGCGCTGACAGGTAAAAAAAATATTTTCAATGTCCTATACGGGTATTCATAATTCGCGGGTGTGCCGAGAATCCCGATGGCCACTATACTTCAGCGGTTTTACAGATGTGTGCTAGCTATAGCGGTTGTCTGTGAAAGGTCTGTTGACCTGCCATATTACCTCGATTAAGATTTGCTATGCCATATTAACTTTGATTCAGGTTTGTTGACTGCCATATTCGCTTCGATTTATGAGCAAGATTCCACATAAATGTCATTAGTTTTTGGTTTTTTAACCATTTTGTTTGAAAAGTCGCAACCGGGCGATCTAACCTACAGATCAGGTGGAAGCAAGGAAGCGGGTCCCGACAAAGCCGAGGATCCCGAGAATCGGGAGAAGCGTGTAAAAACTCGCCCCCTGTGCCCCTGCTTCACACTACCAAATTTTCCCATTTTTCCCGCCGAAAGCGGGGGTGCCCCATTTAGGAAAGTGTCGCTCCCTCACGATAGGCTTGATAGAGTTCCCGTTTGAGATCTGCATTGACCTCCGGCTTCGATAATTTCGTGTAAAGTTCCAGTTTACTGTTGACGAAATCCAATAAAATTTCATCGATCACCTGATCAAATTTATACCGTTTGTTGGTCTCCGTATTATCCCCTTCAAGTGCACTTTTTGGTTAATGGTCACGATATCAACCTTATCCATCTATTATCAAGGACCAATTTCATCTCGCCACGCATAATTTCCTCAAGTTTCTCTCCACAGGTGTCCACGCAATCAGAGGAGGCTTGTTCTGAGCGTCCGTTGGCGACCACTACGACATTTGTGTCTACAATCACCGCCATTATTCGATTACTTTCCGCCGTTGCATTTCAGCTCTAGTCTTTTTAATTAACTCGCCTGCAGCATCGCCAAAGAAGTCTTGGGGCCAATTTCGGATGTTGCCGTATTCGTCCATGTTGAGGCGTTCAATTTCGGATGTGCTGTCGTTAATTTGGCAAAAATAAAGCGCGGTGTTATCCACCGAAATTTGCTTCTCGGCGATTCGGCGCATCAAGCGCAGCAACAAATTCTCGCTGTGGCTTTCAAGGATAATTTGTACATTCCGATTTTTCACGACATCAATCAGAACATCTGCCAACTCTGATTGCACTTTCGGATGCAGATGTGCCTCTGGTTGTTCAAGGATGAGGATTGAGCCTTGAGGGGCAGAATGACAGTGAATTAGCACTGGTAGAACTTGAGAAACACCGAACCCGACATCTGTGAGTCAAACCTCGGTACCGTCTTTGTACTTTTTGACAAGGAATTCATAATCCTTTCCTGTGTCAGAGATAGGGTGAAGACGGTAGGAATCGATCAGTTCTAACTGTTTTCGGGATTTGTTCATCAATGGAAAGGAGTCGAACTCGACCCGAAAGCATTGCAGGAATTGCTTTTTCCCCATACTGCCCAACACCCTCTGGATGGTCTCCCTCCCAAGTATAAGTGTGTCGAGGATATTCGCGGAGCGGACCAAGATAGCGGACTCGAGAGAATAGGTTTTCAAAATCCTCTTCAAATCTGGAAGAAATTTCCACGGTTTGAGTTTGCCCACCACAAAGCCCATAACACCGAAATAGATCTGGTTGCTCGACATTCAATCTATATAGATCAGTTTCATAATAAAAATTATTCATGGCGGACCGGACAATATTGGTTGAAAAAGAAATCTCTTCAGATCAATCTTGATAGCGTTGACTAGGAGACAGTGCTTCTAAATTCAAATTATAAGATCTAATA comes from Candidatus Poribacteria bacterium and encodes:
- a CDS encoding DUF3696 domain-containing protein, encoding MLIHCHSAPQGSILILEQPEAHLHPKVQSELADVLIDVVKNRNVQIILESHSENLLLRLMRRIAEKQISVDNTALYFCQINDSTSEIERLNMDEYGNIRNWPQDFFGDAAGELIKKTRAEMQRRKVIE